The proteins below are encoded in one region of Bacteroides uniformis:
- the istB gene encoding IS21-like element helper ATPase IstB: METNNLTAPIAVEKDRNTLTIELMNRMKLHGMAAAFTESLTSTMAETMTIDSFLHMLLAREWDYRANAAIQRLIRGAAFRYKACLEQIDYAIPRGLDRNQMERLASLEFIRKGQNLFITGSSGTGKSFLATAMGYEACKKGIRTYYANAPKLMGTLKVAKVKGTLESELKRIERSTLLILDDLFLVNLDAKERPILLDIIEDRHGRKSIIITSQLPTDNWYDAIGDPTVADAIMDRIIHTAHRIELTGESVRKMAAYRGK; this comes from the coding sequence ATGGAAACAAATAATCTTACCGCACCGATAGCTGTCGAAAAAGACCGCAACACGTTGACAATCGAACTGATGAACCGTATGAAGCTGCACGGCATGGCCGCCGCCTTCACTGAAAGCCTAACCTCCACTATGGCAGAAACAATGACAATCGACTCTTTCCTGCACATGTTACTTGCCAGGGAATGGGACTACCGTGCCAATGCAGCCATCCAACGCCTTATACGCGGGGCGGCGTTCCGCTACAAGGCCTGCCTCGAGCAGATAGACTATGCAATCCCGCGTGGCCTTGACCGCAATCAGATGGAGCGGCTTGCATCGCTGGAGTTCATCCGCAAGGGACAGAACCTCTTCATCACAGGGTCATCCGGTACCGGGAAGAGCTTCCTTGCCACAGCAATGGGGTATGAAGCCTGCAAGAAGGGCATACGGACATATTATGCGAATGCTCCGAAACTTATGGGTACGCTTAAGGTGGCAAAAGTAAAAGGCACACTGGAATCGGAACTCAAGAGAATCGAACGGAGCACGCTGCTCATATTGGATGACCTCTTCCTTGTGAACCTTGATGCCAAGGAACGACCCATCCTGCTCGATATAATAGAGGACCGACATGGGCGCAAGTCCATCATCATCACCTCGCAACTGCCAACGGACAATTGGTATGATGCAATCGGAGACCCTACAGTAGCAGATGCCATTATGGATCGTATTATACATACGGCGCACCGGATTGAGCTGACAGGAGAAAGTGTCCGTAAAATGGCTGCATACAGAGGGAAATAA
- the istA gene encoding IS21 family transposase, with product MTTKIANILQCYALGMGIKQISRSFELSRNTVRRYVRLFQECGIPIKELAAMPSARIQEMFSEGVGRNREPSQRQLELEALLPEYAARLSRRGVTVKTLYEEYRETHPDGYRHASFGNYLMRYRMVTHVVGHVEHYAGDQMYIDFAGDKLEVVDSESGECRSVEVFVAILPCSHYTYCEAVWSQSRQDLIKACENALHFYGGVPMAIVPDNLKSAVTRSDRNEPVINEEFAAFAEHYGCTVYPTRVRHPKDKALVENAVKLLYRSVYADIEGLVFHSLESLNAAISESLSAFNGRRMSGRPQSRREQFEQIESDCLRPLPAIRHQMKERRSATVMRNGYVTFRLHHYSVPKEYIGKRVEIVYDADTLEIYHGLRLVTTHQRDDTPYSYTTKDAHGLPGRHGSYEKDLEQIYERAGQTDNVLLLYLRKVAELKKYPPAAFRSCRGIMALEKTFGLERLVAASACATQLRLYGYQEIRRILERGDDADFLSKDDIDDEVPVTSIHKNIRGAAYFAQLKHLNRDNNGNK from the coding sequence ATGACAACAAAGATAGCAAACATCCTCCAATGTTACGCATTGGGGATGGGGATAAAGCAGATAAGCAGGAGCTTTGAGCTTTCCCGCAACACGGTGCGCAGATATGTGCGCCTGTTTCAAGAGTGTGGTATACCGATAAAGGAGTTGGCCGCCATGCCTTCCGCTCGCATCCAGGAAATGTTCTCTGAAGGTGTTGGCCGTAACAGGGAACCGTCACAACGCCAGCTTGAGCTTGAGGCACTCCTTCCTGAGTATGCTGCCCGGCTTAGCCGCCGAGGCGTAACAGTGAAAACCCTGTACGAAGAGTACCGCGAGACCCATCCTGACGGATACAGACATGCCAGTTTCGGCAACTATCTCATGCGTTACCGTATGGTGACACATGTCGTAGGCCATGTCGAGCATTATGCCGGAGACCAGATGTATATCGACTTCGCCGGTGACAAACTGGAAGTCGTTGACAGTGAAAGCGGTGAATGTCGCAGCGTTGAAGTGTTCGTGGCCATACTTCCGTGCAGCCACTATACCTATTGTGAGGCGGTCTGGTCCCAGTCAAGACAGGACTTGATTAAGGCGTGTGAGAACGCGCTTCATTTTTACGGCGGGGTTCCGATGGCGATCGTACCAGACAACCTCAAATCGGCGGTAACCCGCAGCGACCGTAACGAGCCGGTAATCAACGAGGAGTTTGCGGCATTTGCCGAACACTACGGATGTACCGTATACCCCACACGGGTACGTCATCCAAAGGACAAGGCCTTGGTGGAGAATGCCGTGAAGCTACTTTACCGATCCGTCTACGCTGACATCGAGGGTCTTGTATTCCACTCGCTGGAGTCTCTGAATGCGGCCATATCCGAATCGCTCTCGGCCTTCAACGGACGCAGGATGAGCGGGCGTCCCCAGTCCAGACGGGAACAGTTCGAGCAGATTGAGTCCGACTGCCTCCGCCCGCTTCCCGCCATACGCCATCAGATGAAAGAGCGACGCTCCGCAACAGTAATGCGTAACGGCTATGTCACCTTCAGGCTTCACCATTACAGCGTACCGAAAGAGTATATAGGCAAACGTGTCGAGATTGTCTATGATGCGGACACGCTGGAAATATATCATGGCCTGCGTCTGGTGACCACACACCAGCGCGATGACACGCCATACTCCTATACGACCAAGGATGCCCACGGACTGCCCGGACGTCATGGAAGTTATGAAAAGGATCTGGAACAGATTTACGAACGGGCCGGCCAGACAGATAACGTCCTGCTGCTGTATCTGCGCAAGGTGGCGGAACTCAAGAAGTATCCTCCCGCGGCGTTCCGTTCATGCAGAGGCATCATGGCGTTGGAGAAGACCTTCGGGCTGGAACGGTTGGTGGCGGCAAGCGCATGCGCCACGCAACTGCGCCTATACGGATATCAGGAGATAAGGCGGATCCTTGAACGCGGGGATGATGCAGACTTCCTGTCAAAAGACGACATTGACGATGAGGTCCCCGTAACATCTATCCACAAAAACATCCGCGGAGCAGCCTACTTCGCACAATTAAAACATTTAAATAGAGACAACAATGGAAACAAATAA
- a CDS encoding DUF4160 domain-containing protein, translated as MPTIFILFGFRFMFYANDHEPIHVHVIKGDVSAKFTLFPVTLIKNNGLKSSELKLVESVIEENQEVIAEHWNKFFNKSK; from the coding sequence ATGCCAACGATATTTATTTTATTTGGTTTTCGTTTTATGTTTTACGCTAATGACCATGAGCCTATACATGTTCATGTAATCAAAGGGGATGTAAGTGCTAAATTCACTTTATTTCCAGTTACATTAATCAAAAATAATGGCTTGAAGTCATCTGAACTGAAACTTGTAGAATCAGTTATAGAAGAAAATCAAGAAGTAATAGCAGAGCATTGGAATAAATTTTTTAATAAATCAAAATAA
- a CDS encoding DUF2442 domain-containing protein translates to MENIIVEKVWLTDTEVWIRTTDGKEACEKFSDFQRLKWATPAQRANFTTSHDGIHWRELDEDLSFEGFFRERKSNPLYDLFIAHPELNAAAIARRLGISQSLFAQYVSGTKKPSKKRFEDIIETIRSVGRELMAVPA, encoded by the coding sequence ATGGAAAATATCATAGTTGAAAAGGTATGGTTGACTGATACGGAGGTATGGATACGTACCACTGACGGGAAGGAGGCATGTGAGAAGTTTTCAGATTTCCAAAGGCTGAAATGGGCTACTCCTGCGCAGCGCGCAAATTTCACAACGAGCCATGACGGAATACATTGGAGAGAGCTTGATGAAGATTTGAGTTTTGAGGGATTCTTTCGGGAAAGGAAATCCAATCCTCTTTATGATTTATTTATAGCTCATCCTGAATTGAATGCTGCTGCCATAGCACGACGTTTAGGTATTTCTCAGAGTTTGTTTGCTCAATATGTAAGTGGAACAAAGAAGCCGTCTAAGAAACGTTTTGAAGATATTATAGAAACAATACGTTCAGTAGGGCGTGAATTAATGGCTGTACCGGCATAA
- a CDS encoding WD40/YVTN/BNR-like repeat-containing protein has protein sequence MSGDGRHIYCSCYMANVGLLRSTDFLETAEPFKPDNCYSVYSIACNGRGNLVAIVCKNNNNKYDLMLSGDYGKTWWVSNGLKDSTVPLMGVEMSHSGRYIVAYASSPNYTVHELYVSSDYGETFSSEIFRGPITKIAISGDGKYMLCCCNRESSSKLYYAYYSGDYGKTWTKITDSSFSARTLAISYDGKYMVIEGGYSYSGARISADYGKTWALKHSVIGNSFALGLSSDGKYAIAQESSSPYRMFKSSDYLGSFTEINTAPLTSGIRANYRFIIMNKNRL, from the coding sequence ATGTCCGGAGACGGTAGACATATCTATTGCTCATGCTATATGGCAAATGTGGGATTATTGCGTTCTACGGATTTTCTGGAGACGGCAGAACCTTTCAAGCCTGATAATTGCTATTCCGTGTACTCGATAGCCTGCAACGGCAGGGGGAATCTGGTCGCTATTGTATGCAAGAATAACAATAACAAATATGATTTGATGCTTTCCGGGGATTATGGGAAGACATGGTGGGTCTCCAATGGATTAAAAGACAGTACTGTGCCTCTCATGGGTGTAGAAATGTCTCATTCTGGTAGATACATAGTGGCATATGCATCATCCCCTAATTATACTGTCCATGAACTATATGTATCTTCCGATTATGGAGAAACTTTTAGCAGTGAAATATTCAGGGGACCTATCACAAAGATTGCCATTTCCGGTGACGGCAAATACATGTTGTGTTGCTGCAATAGGGAGAGTTCATCAAAGTTATACTATGCCTATTATTCCGGGGATTATGGGAAGACATGGACTAAAATTACCGATTCGAGTTTCTCCGCCCGTACATTGGCCATATCCTATGACGGGAAATATATGGTTATAGAGGGGGGGTACTCTTATTCCGGTGCACGTATATCCGCTGATTACGGAAAAACCTGGGCATTGAAACATTCCGTTATTGGAAATAGCTTTGCTTTGGGGCTTTCGTCTGACGGAAAGTATGCGATAGCACAGGAAAGTTCTTCTCCGTATCGTATGTTCAAATCTTCGGATTATCTGGGCTCATTTACTGAAATAAATACGGCACCGCTTACATCAGGTATTAGAGCGAATTACCGATTTATCATAATGAATAAAAATAGGCTTTAA
- a CDS encoding DUF4376 domain-containing protein — MQYIHIYSEEKVVRLDFELDGNYEVGTTYEDYLNGAWVPLNAEQKAFYETHPAASAKEILECELIPPYEPTLEGVKSAKVNEIAVYDGSDAVNSFTLGGKRMWLDKDTRVGLVNSITIEQAVGKETTVLWYDTVKYVIPIPLALQMLAALELYALECYNVTQEHLAVVMGLATKEEVGAYDYTSGYPEKLVFNL, encoded by the coding sequence ATGCAATATATACATATTTATTCAGAGGAGAAAGTTGTCCGTCTTGATTTTGAACTGGACGGAAACTATGAAGTGGGTACAACCTATGAGGATTACCTGAATGGAGCCTGGGTACCGTTGAATGCGGAACAAAAAGCATTTTATGAAACCCATCCGGCAGCGTCTGCAAAGGAAATTCTTGAATGTGAATTAATCCCTCCCTATGAGCCGACTTTGGAGGGTGTGAAGAGCGCGAAGGTCAATGAAATTGCTGTTTACGACGGGTCCGATGCCGTGAATTCCTTTACGCTTGGTGGTAAGCGGATGTGGCTTGACAAGGATACGCGGGTAGGACTGGTGAACTCAATTACTATCGAGCAGGCTGTGGGTAAGGAGACAACCGTGCTGTGGTATGATACCGTGAAGTATGTAATCCCCATTCCTCTTGCCTTGCAGATGCTGGCCGCACTGGAACTGTATGCCTTGGAATGCTATAATGTCACGCAGGAACATCTGGCCGTGGTTATGGGACTTGCTACGAAAGAGGAGGTCGGAGCATATGATTACACTTCTGGTTATCCTGAAAAATTAGTGTTCAACCTTTAA